From Tiliqua scincoides isolate rTilSci1 chromosome 2, rTilSci1.hap2, whole genome shotgun sequence, the proteins below share one genomic window:
- the ANKRA2 gene encoding ankyrin repeat family A protein 2 has protein sequence MESSTNLDVGAQLIVEDCASNYSLSHMPDIKVEHHLDSSVEEGPAQSVAMGMKFILPNRFDMNVCSRFVKSLNEEDSKNIQDQVNSDLEVASVLFKAECNIHTSPSPGIQVRHVYTPSTTKHFSPIKQSTTLTNKHRGNEVSTTPLLVNSLSVHQLAAQGEMLYLATRIEQENVINHTDEEGFTPLMWAAAHGQIAVVEFLLQNGADPQILGKGRESALSLACSKGYTDIVKMLLDCGVDVNEYDWNGGTPLLYAVHGNHVKCVKILLEHGADPTIETDSGYNSMDLAVALGHRSVQQVIESHLLTLLQNIKE, from the exons ATGGAATCTTCAACAAATCTAGATGTTGGTGCCCAGTTAATTGTGGAAGACTGTGCTAGCAACTACAGCTTGTCTCACATGCCAGATATTAAAGTGGAGCATCACCTCGATTCCAGTGTAGAGGAAGGACCAGCTCAGAGTGTCGCTATGGGAATGAAATTCATTTTACCCAATAGGTTTGATATGAATGTGTGTTCTCGATTTGTCAAGTCCCTGAATGAAGAAGATAGCAAAAACATTCAAGATCAAGTGAACTCTGATCTTGAAGTGGCTTCTGTATTATTTAAAG CGGAGTGCAATATCCATACTTCTCCTTCGCCTGGGATTCAAGTAAGACATGTCTACACTCCATCAACTACTAAGCATTTTTCACCTATAAAACAGTCAACCACTTTGACAAACAAACACAGAGGGAATGAAGTCTCTACAACACCTTTGCTTGTAAACT CTCTCTCTGTTCATCAGCTGGCAGCTCAAGGAGAAATGTTGTACTTAGCTACACGCATTGAGCAAG AAAATGTAATCAACCATACAGATGAAGAAGGCTTTACCCCTTTGATGTGGGCTGCAGCTCATGGGCAGATAGCAGTGGTAGAATTTCTGCTTCAAAAT GGTGCTGACCCACAGATTCTGGGGAAGGGGCGAGAAAGTGCACTGTCATTGGCATGTAGTAAAGGATACACAGACATTGTCAAGATGCTGCTTGACTGCGGAGTTGACGTAAATGAGTATGACTGG AATGGTGGCACACCCTTGCTGTATGCCGTTCATGGAAACCATGTGAAATGTGTCAAAATACTCTTAG AGCATGGTGCTGATCCAACAATAGAGACAGATTCTGGATACAATTCCATGGATCTGGCTGTAGCCCTGGGCCATCGCAGTG ttCAACAGGTTATTGAGTCTCATTTATTAACACTCCTTCAGAACATCAAAGAATAA